The window GTGGAACACTTTTATCATCCATTTTATACAAGCAGAGGACCCTAGCCTACCAGTTCACAATTCCATTTGCCCATAAACCTTTTAGCCTTTCCAACCGGATCAGTGGACCTTTGAATTCTTGTTCAAAGGCAAGTAAAAAtagtcttcttcttcctttttttaacAGGTAAGTAAGTCAATTTTTTACAAGTAAAGGTTATAGTCATCATTATTTAGTGCAACTGTTTGTTATATAGTTTTCCATTCGAATCATGGTTTCATCCTATGTTACATGAATATGGAATCAAATGTCAAATATGAGTATATCAcgttttttataagttttacgttaattttgagaattcaaatatcatatttatataaaaataaaatatttaaaaaatatcagaTACGAATATATTAAGATGAAATCAAGAGTTCGCGTAACATAAATTGTATCTGCACTTTATGATATCTACTTTAAGCATATTTCTCAACATTTTGCACCAATAAAGTATGTACCCAGAAACGCTTGTGGTAATTTGTTATAAACCTATACCTTCTTCAATAGAGTTCTTTCCAATGCGCAGATTTCACTTTTCGATAAAAACTTGGGCGCTACTTCAATCGGCAGGTGGTCAACCGAGGGCGGCGTAATACAAGCAAACGTTACAAACAAGTTTGCCAGTTGATGCATGCATCCAGTACTCACCACCCCAAGTAATGGAAAATTAAGCAGGTTTGGTCCCtagtatttttttcttctggtCATTGAAGCCAAGCCAAAGATTTTGAAAGTCCTATTTAGTATTATGATGATGCTATCCACTGGTCCTTTATTGCAACTTAtgattatttttctatttcatttacTATGGAAAATATTCTAGATTTTGCCTACCAAGGCTCATTAGTCACTTTCAGAAAAAAGAAGTTTGCTTGCAGGAGTTTTTTACTGGTTGCCTCGAGACAAAGTCAAACAGGGCGGCTATCCAAAGCACCCCTTTGCCCTTCCCCCCCACTCCAAGGAAGGATCAATAATCCACCAGACCTTGGTTCCTAGCAAGTTCTTAAGGCCACTACCTTTTGTTGTATATAGCCAAGGCAAATCTGCATCTCGCCCTTCCCAAGCTGGCTTcttatcttaaaattttcgtTTTACATATAAGACCTACACTAATTTTGTTACAAGAAAGCATGGAAGAAAACTGTCCTGTTCAATTAGATGCAAGCAAAGGCAAGGATGAATGTTCCGATCTGTCTCTTCGGCTATTGGATCTTTCAGACATAGATGATTTCATGGTCTGGGCTACTGATGAGAAAGTGGCTCGTTTCTGCACTTGGGAGCCTTACACAAACAAAGAGGATGGCTTAAACTTCATCAGAAACACAGTTCTACCTCACCCTTGGTTCAGGGCAATATGCCTTGACAACAGACCGATTGGTGCCATTTCAGTCATAGCAAATTCAGGCAATGATAAATGCAGGGGTGAACTTGGCTATGTTTTGGCATCCAAGTACTGGGGCAAAGGGATTGCAACAAGAGCTGTGAAAATGGTGGCCAAGACCATATTTGTGGAATGGCCTCATTTGGAGAGACTTGAAGCTCTGGTTGATGTAGAAAATGTGGGGTCTCAAAGGGTGCTGGAGAAAGCTGGGTTTCAAAAGGAAGGAGTTTTAAGGAAGTATTTCATCCGAAAGGGAAGAACTAGAGACATGGTTATGTTCAGCCTTGTCTCTACTGATCCTCAAATTTGATGAATTGTTTCCTGATTATTGTAAATAAATTTGTAGGCCAAGTTAGACAAGCTGCCCCTGCCTATGGCAAAACATTTCAGGTTTCAACCAATTgtatgaaataattaaaatcctTAGAGGAAAAGGGATGTTAAGATAGTCATAGCTACACGAAATAAGATAGTTGTCACTATATTTCtctattattaatttattatctttatttgaaTAATAGCCTGATGctcataatatttatttaatacaaacataaaaatttcatttctatttttgttataaaaaaaattaaagctaacaataatgattatataatccctcatttttttaaaaataatatcccCTCAAGTTCCAACAGGAAAGGAGGAAAAGAGGTCAGCAGCACTGACTAGGATCTTTGTTTCCCTTAGATCACTGCGAAATCCACTTGAACGCCACAAGTATCTGCTAAAACCGTCGGCTCTCTAAAAGATTTCCCttcttttgtttctgtttCCGTTTCTTGGAATCGAAATCCTCGAAAAGCAATGGACCCACTCTCCGCCCTCCGCGACTTCACAATCCGGGGCGAGCTCGACAAAATCGTCCGAGTCAACGACGAATTCCGCTTCGGCACCGACTATTCCTTCCCATGCTCCGGCGAGACCGCCTACCGTTCCAAACAAGGCAACCTCTACACTCTCGAAACCTTGGTTTTCTACATCCAAAACCACCATCTCAAGCACACGGATTACATGCACAACTCCCTCTCTCTCCGCATCCCCGCCGTCACTTTCACCGACCGTAAACCCCTCCTTGATTACCTTACCGGAAAAGTTTCCACCTCCGATTCCATTGTTTGGAACCCACCGAAGTTCCCCGACGAGTTTCGACCCGATCCCTCTGGGTTCGATCCTGATAGCAGTAAACCCAAAGGTAATACCAATGATGTTGTTTTGGATGAAATTGGAGATATTCATTTCGATATTAAAGATAAAGAGACAGAACTTGCGGATTATATGGGAATAATTCGATCAATTGAGAAGCCTTTGAAGGATAGAGAAGGGATTCTGGAATGTAAAAATAGGGATTTTTATAGTGTTCTTGTTGCATCAAcgaaaagggaagaagaaaggCAGAGACTTGAGTCTCAGCAGAGGAAAGATGGGTTAGTTGCTAAGAGTAGATTAATGGGGGCTGAAGAGAGGCGATTGGGGTTAAGTTATGGGGATGAAATGGTGGGATATGATTCGAAGCCGAAAATGCATTTGAAAGGGAGCAAAATTGGGGAAGGAGTGCCTATTATTTTAGTGCCGAGTGCGTTTCAGACTTTGATTACTATTTATAATGTGAAGGAGTTTTTGGAAGATGGGGTTTTTGTGCCTACTGATGTGAAAGTGAAGCAGATGAAAGGGGCAAGACCAGAGTGTGTTACTGTGCAGAAGAAGTTTAGTAGGGACAGAGATAGGGTAGTAACGGCGTATGAAGTGAGGGATAAGCCTTCTGCTTTGAAGCCGGAAGATTGGGATCGTGTTGTGGCAGTATTTGTGTTGGGGAAAGAGTGGCAGTTCAAGGATTGGCCTTTCAAGGATCATGTGGAGATTTTTAACAAGAGTAAGTGGGGGTTTTTGAGCTTTAGCTGGATTATTATTTGAGTTTTACTATTTAATATGTGCGGGGTCTTTGTTAGCATGAGTGAGAAGTTAAATGTGAAGCTGAGAATTTTGTCTAATATGTATAATGCATTAAATTATGGATATGATGAAGTTTTGGGGTTGTGCTCTGTGTTTTAGAATTGATAGTTTTAACATGTAGTCTTTACTTGTCAGTGTTTTAGAATTAGTATTTTGGGTGGGTGGAAGATGAgaatttatcttattttattgtgCACtcttgattaaaataaatactcaTTCTTGAATTTTATGCAGTTATTGGATTTTTTATGCGATTTGAAGATGACAGTGTAGAGTCTGCTAAGATTGTGAAGCAATGGAATGTGAAGATTATCTCGGTAAGATTGTTTCCTCCTCAGTTGCTATGGTATTTTCATCTTAATGAGTTTAGTGCAACTTTTGGTGGAACCTagtcttcttcctctttcttatcctctttatttctcttcttctgTTTTTCTCAATGTGCCCCAACTATGCAGATTAGCAAAAATAAGAGACACCAAGATAGGGCTGCAGCGCTGGAGGTCTGGGACAGACTAGAAGAATTTGTGCGATCACGATCACATTCCTGAACTGTGAAGCTTTTAGGAAACATTTATATGTACGTGTTTGATGTTCATGAGCTATGACCTTCATCCTGGATGTATCTTTGAATTTTGTTAATGTATTTAAGAATATTGATTATCTTATTATGACAATTAGCAATCTCGATACTTTTTTCTTGTGAGGGGTGCAATGCTGATCAAGCTGCAGTATATGGTTGCAGCTTCAGAATTATTATCGTTTTCAATTGATGATATGCGTGCAGAGAGCAGGGGATGTCCCTTGAcctttttgattttgataaatGTAAATTGTGGAACAAATGTAATAGTGAAATATACTTTTTAGATTGAACCATTTATGGCAGATATCTGGGGGCAAAGTAGATGGATTCATTAGGGTGGAGTTATTTTCTGGTCTATTTAGGTTAAATGTTTTTAAGGTAAAACATttataaatggattttttgttttgctttccAATGTCCAGGTACTGTTCTTTTGTGTAGAAATGTAACATGAACAAGCTACACATGGTTCATACTTGCCCTGGCATTTAACTTTTCAAGCTTTGTTAGCTTAGGTATGGTGGATGCACGGCAAGTGTTATGCAAATCAAGGGACTGTTTCTAGATccttttttcatctttaacTGGATCTCCTTGTGGCATGTtgttaaatatattgtgttgttTCCTGTCTTGCTCTTTTATCTACATTACTAGAGAGAAGTGATTTATGATATCTGGACATATGGCTACAGCATGTGTAAGGGTTTGTCCTGCTATTATCTTTCATCTGGTCTGGTTACCATAAGACAAAGTTTTGGTCATATTGAACTCTTTAGATTGCTATTTCTCTCCTTTGATGTGGTCTTTTTTAGCCTTCTAATTTTAGCTTCAAAACATTACTTCCTAAAAGCATGTGAAAACCTTTCATAGCTTAATTGAATCATAACTTAATTTATTCTTTGGAACAGGTGTGAATTGAAGATGGAATCACTATGATGATATATGAGAACTAAGTTGTGTGAGTGAACATCATTGAAGATGGTTACTCTTGGCCAATGGTTTTCTTTTATCGAGTGCCAATGCACACCAAAGGTCTTTCCATCACTGTGACCTTTTAAAATTCTGCTAGAAGGAATTCTCTGATTGGAATACTGACTTATGCAGAGCAAGGTGGTTCTCCAGATGCTTCTCCTTATACTTCCGTGCGAGTTAATGGTAAAGCAGCATTAGGAAATTACAAACTTATGATTATCAATTCTCCTATTTTATAGCTGTTGGTTGACCCCAATATGTGCCAGAATTGCAATATTGTTTTCCTGAGTGTATAGACTTGTACATGTTTTGAGCTTCAACTTTTGTTCACTTCTATGTATCATTAACTTCTTGCTGtgatgtttatttgacttTTTGTTGCTTAGAAGTACCAGACGCTTATAAATCCCTATTAGATATATTCAGTAAGTAATCATATAGAATCTTTATTGAGAAGGGAAGAGAAGCCATAACTCTCTTCAGCAATACAAAACCATATGGACCTTGGAG is drawn from Theobroma cacao cultivar B97-61/B2 chromosome 4, Criollo_cocoa_genome_V2, whole genome shotgun sequence and contains these coding sequences:
- the LOC18603015 gene encoding protein CDC73 homolog; its protein translation is MDPLSALRDFTIRGELDKIVRVNDEFRFGTDYSFPCSGETAYRSKQGNLYTLETLVFYIQNHHLKHTDYMHNSLSLRIPAVTFTDRKPLLDYLTGKVSTSDSIVWNPPKFPDEFRPDPSGFDPDSSKPKGNTNDVVLDEIGDIHFDIKDKETELADYMGIIRSIEKPLKDREGILECKNRDFYSVLVASTKREEERQRLESQQRKDGLVAKSRLMGAEERRLGLSYGDEMVGYDSKPKMHLKGSKIGEGVPIILVPSAFQTLITIYNVKEFLEDGVFVPTDVKVKQMKGARPECVTVQKKFSRDRDRVVTAYEVRDKPSALKPEDWDRVVAVFVLGKEWQFKDWPFKDHVEIFNKIIGFFMRFEDDSVESAKIVKQWNVKIISISKNKRHQDRAAALEVWDRLEEFVRSRSHS
- the LOC18603014 gene encoding uncharacterized N-acetyltransferase p20 — its product is MEENCPVQLDASKGKDECSDLSLRLLDLSDIDDFMVWATDEKVARFCTWEPYTNKEDGLNFIRNTVLPHPWFRAICLDNRPIGAISVIANSGNDKCRGELGYVLASKYWGKGIATRAVKMVAKTIFVEWPHLERLEALVDVENVGSQRVLEKAGFQKEGVLRKYFIRKGRTRDMVMFSLVSTDPQI